A single genomic interval of Scatophagus argus isolate fScaArg1 chromosome 22, fScaArg1.pri, whole genome shotgun sequence harbors:
- the slc37a3 gene encoding sugar phosphate exchanger 3, whose protein sequence is MPPSCCGCLSQYTHHHLVAFLLTFFSYVLLHASRKTFSNVKVSISAQWTPSIQNESLSPDKTWEDNHLFADEKQATLFLGALDSIFLFSYAVGLYLSGVVGDRVNLRYVLCFGLCGSAVVEFVFGTLTEWLHIYNIYLYCSLWVLNGLLQSAVWPCVVAVMGNWFGKTGRGFVFGLWSACASVGNILGAFLASSVLKYGYEYAFLVTSVVQFAGGVVVFFGLLTSPKEVGLSLESETVLSPLETDAESHRPLMSDEEDEVEVNSRRYQPAQQPEEPLPESPQAIGFFQAFCLPGVLPYSLAYACLKLVNYSFFFWLPFYLSNNYGWKEAEADRLSVWYDVGGIIGGTVQGLISDFMGKRAPVVAISLALAMGALVGYSRSPNDQVINAVLLATTGFFIGGPSGMISSAISADLGRQDALRGSQEALATVTGIVDGTGSIGAAGGQYLVSLIESKLGWMCVFYFFIVMTGGSIVFIAPLLIREVLAMWRDRQALRHQL, encoded by the exons ATGCCTCCCTCGTGCTGTGGCTGCCTGTCACAGTACACGCATCATCACCTGGTTGCTTTCCTGCTCACCTTTTTTAG ctaTGTGCTGCTACATGCGTCCAGGAAGACGTTCAGCAATGTGAAAGTGAGCATCTCAGCCCAGTGGACACCATCCATCCAGAATGAGAGTCTGTCCCCTGACAAG ACATGGGAGGACAATCATCTGTTTGCAGATGAAAAGCAAGCCACTCTGTTCCTGGGAGCTCTGGACTCCATCTTTCTATTCTCATACGCAGTG GGTCTGTATCTCAGTGGTGTGGTTGGGGACAGAGTGAACCTCCGGTATGTGCTGTGCTTCGGCTTGTGTGGCTCTGCCGTGGTG gagtTTGTGTTTGGCACTCTCACTGAATGGCTCCACATCTACAACATCTATCTGTACTGCAGCCTGTGGGTGCTGAACGGCCTGCTGCAGTCAGCCGTCTGGCCCTGCGTGGTGGCTGTCATGGGCAACTGGTTCGGCaagacagg CCGTGGCTTCGTGTTTGGCCTGTGGAGTGCTTGTGCCTCCGTAGGCAACATCCTGGGGGCCTTTCTGGCTTCTAGTGTGCTCAAGTATGGATATGag TATGCCTTCCTGGTGACCTCAGTGGTGCAGTTTGCCGGTGGGGTGGTGGTGTTCTTCGGCCTGCTTACCTCACCAAAAGAAGTCG GTTTAAGCTTGGAGTCAGAGACTGTGCTGAGCCCGCTAGAGACGGACGCAGAAAGCCACAGGCCTTTGATGAGCgacgaggaggatgaggtggaGGTGAACAGCAGGCGGTACCAGCCAGCTCAGCAGCCAGAGGAACCTCTGCCTGAGTCTCCTCAAGCAATCGGCTTCTTCCaggctttctgtctgcctgGAGTCCTTCCT TATTCCTTGGCTTATGCATGTCTGAAGCTGGTCAActactccttcttcttctggctCCCCTTCTACCTGAGCAACAACTACGGCTGGAAGGAGGCTGAGGCCGACCGCCTGTCTGTGTGGTATGATGTCGGAGGAATCATCG GAGGGACAGTTCAGGGTTTGATATCTGACTTCATGGGAAAGAGAGCCCCAGTGGTGGCCATTAGTTTGGCGCTGGCGATGGGAGCCCTGGTGGGATACAGCC GTTCACCTAATGACCAGGTGATAAACGCCGTGCTATTGGCTACCACTGGCTTCTTCATCGGCGGTCCATCTGGTATGATAAGCTCCGCCATATCTGCTGACCTGGGCAGACAGGATGCTCTGAGGGGGAGTCAGGAGGCTTTGGCTACCGTCACTGGCATAGTGGATGGAACTGGGAGTATAGGAGCAGCTGGGGGACAG TACCTGGTGTCCCTGATTGAGAGCAAGCTGGGCTGGATGTGCGTCTTCTACTTCTTCATCGTCATG ACAGGGGGCAGCATTGTGTTCATCGCCCCTTTGCTCATCAGGGAGGTGCTCGCCATGTGGAGAGACAGGCAAGCACTGCGCCACCAGCTGTGA